The following are encoded together in the Ovis canadensis isolate MfBH-ARS-UI-01 breed Bighorn chromosome 2, ARS-UI_OviCan_v2, whole genome shotgun sequence genome:
- the STK17B gene encoding serine/threonine-protein kinase 17B: MLRRRFDCRSISGMLTTTPQTPIKVENFNNFYTLTSKELGRGKFAVVRQCISKSTGQEYAAKFLKKRRRGQDCRAEILHEIAVLELAKSCPHVINLHEVYENTSEIILILEYAAGGEIFNLCLPELAEMVSENDIIRLIKQILEGVHYLHQNNIVHLDLKPQNILLSSIYPLGDIKIVDFGMSRKIGNACELREIMGTPEYLAPEILNYDPITTATDMWNVGVIAYMLLTHTSPFVGEDNQETYLNISQVNVDYSEETFSSVSQLATDFIQSLLVKNPEKRPTAEICLSHSWLQQWDFGNLFHPEETSSSSQSQDHPVRSSEDRTHRPSCNGTCSDREDKENIPEDSSTVSKRFRFDDSLPSPHELVSDLLC, from the exons ATGTTGAGGAGAAGATTTGATTGTCGAAGTATTTCGGGCATGCTAACTACCACTCCTCAAACCCCAATTAAAGTGGaaaactttaataatttttatacacTTACATCTAAAGAACTGGGAAG AGGAAAATTTGCTGTGGTTAGACAATGTATATCAAAATCTACTGGACAAGAATATGCTGCAAAATttctaaaaaagagaagaagaggacAGGACTGTCGAGCAGAGATTCTACATGAAATTGCAGTACTTGAATTGGCAAAATCTTGTCCCCACGTGATTAATCTTCATGAAGTCTATGAAAATACAAGTGAAATCATTTTGATATTGGAATA TGCTGCAGGTGGAGAAATTTTCAATTTGTGTTTACCTGAGTTGGCTGAAATGGTTTCTGAAAATGACATTATCAGACTCATTAAACAAATACTTGAAGGAGTTCATTACCTACATCAGAATAACATTGTACACCTTGATTTAAAG CCACAGAATATATTATTGAGCAGCATATATCCTCTTGGGGACATAAAAATTGTAGATTTTGGAATGTCTCGAAAAATAGGAAATGCATGTGAACTCCGGGAAATCATGGGAACACCAGAATACTTGG ctcCAGAAATCCTGAACTACGATCCCATTACCACAGCAACAGATATGTG GAATGTTGGTGTAATAGCATATATGTTGTTAACTCACACATCCCCATTTGTGGGAGAAGATAATCAGGAAACATACCTCAATATTTCTCAAGTTAATGTAGATTATTCGGAAGAAACTTTTTCATCAGTTTCACAGCTGGCCACAGACTTCATCCAGAGCCTTTTAGTGAAAAATCCAGA GAAAAGACCGACAGCCGAAATCTGCCTTTCTCATTCTTGGCTACAGCAGTGGGACTTTGGAAACTTGTTTCACCCTGAAGAAACCTCCAGTTCCTCTCAAAGTCAGGATCATCCAGTAAGGTCCTCTGAGGACAGGACTCACAGGCCCTCTTGTAATGGCACCTGCAGTGACCGGGAAGACAAAGAGAATATCCCGGAGGACAGCAGCACGGTGTCCAAGAGATTCCGCTTTGACGACTCGCTGCCCAGCCCCCACGAGCTTGTGTCTGATTTGCTCTGTTAG